gtattatcataatttccccttttcccattttTGTATCCCAAAATATCATggatttatattatagtccagttgaggcaggtgagatgcctttggatatacgacgtaataaattgtcattagcttattgggttgaaaggctgtgaggttgagcatcccactgctactgttctagatgactgttgggaatatactagtagacaaggcagtggttttggttggacagttggaaagcttgctgatgagagtagtttcagggagttggaggttggccctttctgtggtgataggggatgttcctccatggttactcccagatcctgttgttgatctaaccttggtagacaaaaggaaagattgggtcagaagtcagtgataaagggaaactggttgacaattacattggtagaagttgttatgctttttacctcttttcacagatggatccaagggcccagatagtgggcccacaggagcaggtgtttaccttcctgaatgtgatgtgcagatatgtagaagactaacagatgaactgtcagtgtactcagttgaactgttggtgataatagttgtcctccagtgggtggaggacgaacaacctgttagaattatagtatcctcagattctctgtctgtattgaatagtttatcatctggtaaatctattaggagtgacctactattggaggtattaatgttattatggagaattgagagaatgggtctagtagtgagattatgctgggtcccagcacattcaggtgtggaatggaatgaaattgtagactagttagctaaaataactttaaaacaagatataatatatattaatgttccactgggtagaggtgaggacaaatgtgagatcagagacattttgatagatgtgtggcagaagagatgggactctgaacacaagggacggcatttatatgtcctctaaagaaaggtcggtggaccaaggttcaaaggtcagattaggaaggaagaggtggtgtttcctcgattgtgtttaggacattgtacattgaactggtccttccatctggttggcggcatgtgaatggtttgtgtctggagggtattgtcaatgaaatggtggagcatgtgttgttatattgttgtaaggatgttgaagagagggaaagattgaagtgtagggtcattgaggttggatggGGGGTTGGATGGGGgtttggaagggatttgggggatgggggagggtctattagaagttagtagggatcttttttattttctcagaagtactgagttaggtaggaggatttagaaatggtgtaaaccgtgattgaacacactccagcacagtaggtggcgccatgctcctttaacgttggtttgaggaccgccattataccatagaagaagaagaagttggtaacgtgaggttttgtcgttcgtgaagagtgcagctattcttttgcctattttccaaatgtattttgtcatggtgggagggtttgtttaCGGTTTcgctgtttatcggttagagttgaggagggagtagggtagtttgatgtcctcaaccgagtggagaagaaacgctgtctcttcaggtgcgttgtggagaatggtgtggaggaattattgatcctggtcggtgaacaggtgggaacatatacactctgtatccagaatgaacaaggcggtggttgtggtaatgtaaaaggtgagtcttgttacccggctagttaccagtatgatttatgtgaggggttgtgttggtgctgatttcgacaagagtagtggtgtctaatctgcctccgtttattaccactgaacagatccgtaaagagttggttagttttgctaaatgtggaagtgtttttctgaacgaaattcaaggttaaacaggggaggggtggtacacagggtttgttagcacagaggagcccagtgatataatattatatatatataatattactatatgtcccagctgtttgctgtggttttgaagtaattctcttccagcccacgttaaccttgtaggtttacctcaggtaactgattattaactatccttgtaggtttacctcaggtaacttattattaactatccttgtaggtttacctcaggtaacttattattaactatccttgtaggtttacctcaggtaacttattattaactatccttgtaggtttacctcaggtaacttattattaactatccttgtaggtttacctcaggtaacttattattaactatccttgtaggtttacctcaggtaacttattattaactaaacttgtaggtttacctctggtaacttattattaactatccttgtaggtttacctcaggtaacttattattaactaggttacagctacttggTGAGGAAGCTCACTGTTCACCTGGTTATTGATTGTAGTGACCTACAGGGATGGTTGGCGCAAAACTATCAAACGTTAAACATGTTCTGGTCATggttaactgtatatatatattttttttatatattaaaAGGTGTAAATTCTCAACAAATCGCATGTCCCTGTTCTCTTTTTCAAGATGTGTCCGATTTAAACAGTCAGAAGAAAGAATAAAAAGAAATaacctttttttatttgtttctaaatggctgctgggtaatatgataatcgttgaaatctgttggttcgtagacatcaaatagagagaatgctgcgcaggttcactgagttgtaaacctaatggataggtggagatcattgatttgtagctctgactcagttgctacctcagattatgagcctatcaagtgtggtgaatgaggtatgtagttcccacagaagaccacagggaggagcaagagagatataaacccatacagtttatctctttaaataccctgaacctaacaatcaatctaatgtatttatgaagaccttttacatcagcagatgtcacaaagtgctgtacagaaactctaaccctacgtataacctgttttatcctgaaccctaattctagggtagggtagcctagaacccctttagaaactattatagtaataatattatgttagtaaataccattatagtactaaataggttctattgttattttttaaataaaacctatgtatagtacttagcatttaactgttttttgttattttattatatttattatttagaggagtctgtctaaataatgaaaagttaagttattgccagactttttaatgaaacctttatttaaccaggcaggtcagttaagaacaaattctatttacaatgacggcctcctggggaccagtgggttaactgccttgttcagcggcagaacaacagagttttaccttgtcaactctgagGTCGTCCCATTGTCCTAAGAACAGGTTTTAGTGGTAAATTAAAAAGGGAGCCATTTTTTGGTGCCATTTATGGAAAACTGAATTGGGTTTGTGGCTGGATCAGCAGCTCTTCATCATGCGGCCGGAGAGACTCAATACAACAGGGGTCTCTGATTTCTATGCTGCagtactgagggcctggcagctgctgagacccacacgagaggaggggggggtggtgcctgggccgtgggtctgggaggaaccactgatcactgggtttggtggacctggagagcagggtggcagcgttctgactcaaAGCAGCACAGAGGCTACTGTACCGTACGGAGGTGGGCTTAGCGGGAGGGAAGGGGCATCAGAGGCAGGGGGTTGtgtattaactaactgctatctctctctgtctctctctctctgtctctctctctctctctgtctctctctctctgtctctctctgtctgtctctctctctctctctctctgtctctctgtctctctctctctctctctctgtccctctctctctctctctctccttcctcctctctctctctctctctctctcttaacagcgctctgcacagtcagcagtggaggacagtgatcagatctttactgagctgatccgctccattgagagaaggagctctgaggtgaaggagctgatcagagcccaagagaaggatcaagtgagtgaagctgaaggagtcctggagcaactgaagcaggagatagctgagctgaggaagagaagcactgagctggagcagctctcacacacagaggatcacatccatttcctccaggtaactaaactgtcttgttacatgtgatatgaaattaacttcatgtgaaactattcatctcaatcattatgttgtcctctctatccctctctctgtctgtctctctctcttcctgtgtctctctctctccctgtgtctctctctctccctgtgtctctctctctccctgtgtctctctctctccctgtgtctctctctctccctgtgtctctctctctccctgtgtctctctctctccctgtgtctctctctctccctgtgtctctctcactccctgtgtctctctctctccctctctgtatctctctctctctctgtccctcctctctctctctgtatctctctctctctgtccctctctctctctgtatctctctctctctgtatctctctctctctctgtccctcctctctttctctgtgtccctctctctctctcgctctctctctctctgtgtccctctctctctctctgtccctcctctctctctgtccctctctctgtgtcccccctcggtgtccccctctctctctctctctgtccccctctctctctctctctgtcccccctctctctctctgtccccctctctctctctccctctctgtcccccctctctctctccctctctgtccccctctctctctgtccccctctctctctccctctctgtccccctctctctctctctctctctctctctctctctgtcccccctctctctctctctctgtccccctctctctctgtccccctctctctctgtcccctctctctctctctgtccccctctgtctgtccccctctctctctctgtccctctctctctgtctgtcccccctctctctctctgtccctctctctctgtccctctctctctctctctgtccctctctctctctgtccccctctctctctctctgtccctcctctctctctctctcctcctctctttccctctgtccctctctctgtgtccccccctctctctgtgtcccccctctctctgtgtccctctctgtgtccctctgtgtctctctctctctgtgtctctctctctgtgtccctctttgtctctctgtccgtgtccccctctctctgggtctcggtgtccctgtctctctctctctgtctctctcactctctctgtgtccctctctctctctctctctctctctgtgtctctctctctgtgtccctctctctctctgtctctctctgtctctctctgtctctctctctctctgtgtccctctctctctctgtctctctctctctctctgtctctctctctctctccagagttatcagtctctctccagtatcagtgtatcttcagacttacccagcatcgttgtccgtcctcttcagtactttggagatgtgagtaagactgtgtctgaactgagagagaaactagaagacttccttaaaggagaatggaccaagatctccactacaggtgtgttgaaaacaatcagaacatcaactttagaccattgaaagttccctactagtcatatacatgtggaatatggtatgatgataacattccctctctctgtcaatgtgtttgtgtgtctgtagtgaatatagtggaggttgttctgcctccagagaccaagaccagagaacagttgttacaatgtgagtctctttattgtgaagtaactaacagtctctttttactgccactcctaacaatccctctagaaatatatagcaatagtagatctaatcaaagactgggtatctatctgactcctcatatttctctgatttgatctctgctgtgctctaatcaaagacagggtagatacagtatctgacttaacttattgttctgacacccctcattggtctctgctcttctcccagattcctgtcagctcacactggacccaaacacagcaaacagacgcctctctctgtctgaagggaacagaaaggtgacctatacacgccaagtccaaccatatcctggtcatccagacagattcaccaacacgttgcaggttctgtgtagagagggtctgactgggcgctgttactgggaggtagagtggagtggtaatgtttatacagcagtctcatataaagacatcagcagaacagagagagataatatatttggattcaataacaagtcctggagtttacagtgctatagtgatggttattatttcagacacaataatgttgtgactaaagtatcaggccctcagtcctccagagtaggagtgtacctggatcacaaggcaggtactctgtccttcta
Above is a window of Salmo salar chromosome ssa03, Ssal_v3.1, whole genome shotgun sequence DNA encoding:
- the LOC106595160 gene encoding tripartite motif-containing protein 16-like, with protein sequence MAQQGVLLDQDQFCCSVCLDLLKEPVTIPCGHSYCRSCIEGCWDQDVLKGVYSCPQCRQTFSPRPTLSKNNILAELVEKLKKTGLQAAPPPALCYVGPRDVACDFCTGTRKQKALMSCLVCLASYCETHLQSHYEFPALKRHKLVKATAQLQEKICSHHDKLLEVYCRTDQQCICYLCTMDEHKGHDTVSAAAERTEKQRQLGMSQQKVQQRFQEREKELKELQQAVESLKRSAQSAVEDSDQIFTELIRSIERRSSEVKELIRAQEKDQVSEAEGVLEQLKQEIAELRKRSTELEQLSHTEDHIHFLQSYQSLSSISVSSDLPSIVVRPLQYFGDVSKTVSELREKLEDFLKGEWTKISTTVNIVEVVLPPETKTREQLLQYSCQLTLDPNTANRRLSLSEGNRKVTYTRQVQPYPGHPDRFTNTLQVLCREGLTGRCYWEVEWSGNVYTAVSYKDISRTERDNIFGFNNKSWSLQCYSDGYYFRHNNVVTKVSGPQSSRVGVYLDHKAGTLSFYSVSDTMTLLHRVQTTFTQPLYPGFNLFGTAELVKL